One genomic region from Leptolyngbyaceae cyanobacterium JSC-12 encodes:
- a CDS encoding polyphosphate kinase 1 (IMG reference gene:2510094054~PFAM: Polyphosphate kinase~TIGRFAM: polyphosphate kinase 1), which translates to MAKTKEIVATVDLSSPRYYFNRELSWLEFNRRVLQEANDPRTPLLERVKFAAIFASNLDEFFMVRVASLQRQVEAQVTTLSPDGRTPQQQLDEISQRLHPMVAQLQELFENELRPQLAAEGVYVLKYDELDSAQRRYLKHYFEERVFPILTPLAVDPSHPFPLMSNLSLNLAIVLEDPDTGETRFARVKVPDSLPRFVVLPADVHPKTDRSVVWAGVSLEQIVADNLERLFPGMIVREHHLFRITRDADLAVQEENAEDLAEAIAQELNRRRFGGSVVRFQFAPTMSDFVKQTLIRGMNVDPNDLYMTQGWLGMRDLMSFMALPLPHLKDQPWTPVIPKRLRHLTEEFSIDEDAGGDIFHVIRQGDLLVHHPYESFTASVELFITQAAHDPDVQAIKMTLYRTSSDSPIIKALIAAAQNGKQVVALVEIKARFDEASNLNWAKALEDAGVHVVYGVMGLKTHTKVVLVVRQEGGEIHRYVHIGTGNYNSKTAKLYTDIGLLSCREELGADLTDLFNYLTGFSKQKSFHKLLVAPVTLRDRMVEMIRREIDHCNNRKSGRIIAKMNALIDPDIIKTLYEASQAGVQIDLIVRGMCCLLPGIPDVSENIRVISIVGRYLEHSRIFWFANNGQEEVYIGSADWMQRNLDCRVEAVTPVEDSHCAKELKDILQICLEDNRQAWELQSDGSYIQRRPAQDEPESSAQVNLMERYLHT; encoded by the coding sequence ATGGCAAAAACAAAAGAAATTGTTGCAACAGTAGACTTAAGTAGCCCCCGCTATTATTTCAATCGCGAACTGAGTTGGTTAGAATTTAATCGTCGGGTTTTACAAGAAGCGAACGACCCTCGAACTCCCCTTCTAGAACGAGTCAAGTTTGCGGCTATTTTTGCTTCTAACCTGGATGAGTTTTTTATGGTGCGAGTTGCCAGTCTGCAACGTCAAGTTGAAGCCCAGGTTACGACTCTATCTCCTGACGGACGGACACCTCAGCAGCAATTAGACGAGATCAGCCAGCGGTTGCATCCAATGGTTGCTCAATTGCAGGAGCTATTTGAGAATGAATTGCGCCCTCAGTTGGCGGCTGAGGGAGTCTATGTGCTGAAGTACGACGAACTGGATAGCGCCCAGCGTCGCTATCTGAAACACTACTTTGAGGAACGGGTATTTCCTATACTGACTCCTTTGGCGGTTGATCCATCCCATCCGTTCCCCCTCATGTCGAATCTGAGTTTGAATCTTGCCATCGTGCTGGAAGACCCAGACACTGGAGAGACTCGATTTGCCAGGGTGAAGGTGCCTGATAGTTTGCCCCGGTTTGTAGTGTTGCCTGCAGATGTTCATCCCAAAACTGATCGCTCAGTAGTGTGGGCAGGTGTTTCTTTAGAGCAGATTGTGGCAGATAATCTGGAGCGGTTATTCCCCGGAATGATTGTTCGTGAACATCACCTCTTTCGAATTACCCGCGATGCCGACCTGGCAGTGCAGGAAGAAAATGCCGAGGATTTGGCAGAAGCGATCGCTCAAGAATTAAACAGACGCCGCTTTGGGGGATCTGTAGTACGATTTCAGTTTGCTCCTACCATGTCGGATTTTGTCAAACAAACTTTGATTCGAGGCATGAATGTCGATCCCAACGACCTGTATATGACTCAGGGATGGTTGGGAATGCGCGATTTGATGTCCTTCATGGCACTGCCGCTTCCTCATCTCAAAGATCAGCCATGGACTCCGGTAATTCCAAAGCGATTACGTCATTTAACAGAGGAATTTTCTATTGACGAAGATGCAGGCGGGGATATTTTTCATGTCATTCGTCAGGGAGATTTGTTGGTTCATCACCCTTATGAATCCTTCACCGCCTCCGTTGAGCTTTTCATTACCCAGGCTGCCCATGATCCAGATGTGCAGGCAATAAAAATGACGCTTTACCGCACTTCAAGTGATTCACCCATCATCAAGGCATTGATTGCGGCGGCCCAAAATGGCAAACAGGTGGTTGCTTTGGTAGAAATTAAGGCTCGCTTTGATGAAGCCAGTAACCTCAACTGGGCAAAGGCTCTGGAAGATGCTGGAGTGCACGTTGTCTATGGAGTGATGGGCTTGAAGACGCACACGAAAGTGGTGCTGGTGGTACGACAAGAGGGTGGAGAGATTCATCGCTACGTGCACATTGGCACGGGCAACTACAATTCCAAGACGGCTAAACTTTACACTGATATTGGACTGCTCAGTTGCCGAGAAGAATTGGGGGCAGACCTAACAGATTTGTTTAATTACCTGACAGGCTTCTCCAAGCAAAAGTCTTTCCACAAGTTGTTGGTTGCACCTGTTACTCTACGCGATCGCATGGTTGAGATGATCCGTCGCGAAATCGATCATTGCAACAACAGAAAATCGGGGCGCATTATTGCCAAGATGAATGCCTTAATTGATCCCGACATTATCAAAACCTTGTACGAAGCATCTCAAGCAGGGGTGCAGATTGATTTGATTGTTCGTGGCATGTGTTGCCTGTTACCTGGCATCCCAGATGTCAGCGAAAACATTCGCGTGATCAGTATTGTTGGACGCTACCTAGAACACTCCCGCATCTTTTGGTTTGCTAACAATGGGCAGGAAGAAGTCTACATCGGCAGTGCTGATTGGATGCAGCGCAATCTTGATTGCCGGGTAGAGGCAGTTACCCCAGTTGAGGATTCCCACTGCGCCAAAGAATTAAAAGACATTCTCCAGATTTGTCTAGAAGATAATCGACAGGCATGGGAACTTCAATCTGATGGTTCGTATATTCAGCGTCGTCCTGCTCAGGATGAGCCTGAAAGTAGTGCTCAGGTAAATTTAATGGAACGCTATCTACACACGTAG
- a CDS encoding twin arginine targeting protein translocase subunit TatC (IMG reference gene:2510094055~PFAM: Sec-independent protein translocase protein (TatC)~TIGRFAM: Twin arginine targeting (Tat) protein translocase TatC), with protein MTAPSELKTAFTQDATIQENGSSIDNLSTVSTDTDVPSYDDELPDEVEMSLFDHLEELRQRIFYSLIAVVVGAIASFAVVKHIVRLLEIPAQGVKFLQLAPGEFFFVSIKVAGYSGILVAAPVILYQIVAFVLPGLTRRERRLLGPIVFGSSILFLGGLVFSYVALVPAALNFFISYGADVVEQSWSIEKYFDFVLLLMLSTGLAFQVPIVQALLGLLGIVSSQQMFSGWKLVLLGSAIVGAVLTPSTDPLTQSLLGGAMLLLYFGGIGLVKLLGK; from the coding sequence ATGACGGCTCCTTCAGAACTGAAAACGGCATTTACTCAGGATGCCACAATTCAGGAAAACGGCTCATCAATTGATAACCTGAGCACGGTTTCCACTGATACTGATGTCCCAAGTTACGACGATGAACTACCGGATGAGGTGGAGATGTCGTTGTTTGATCATCTGGAAGAGTTGCGACAGCGGATTTTTTACTCCCTGATTGCGGTGGTGGTGGGCGCGATCGCGTCGTTTGCTGTCGTCAAACACATTGTTCGCCTATTGGAAATTCCTGCTCAGGGAGTGAAGTTTCTTCAGCTTGCTCCTGGCGAATTCTTCTTTGTTTCTATTAAAGTGGCGGGATACAGTGGCATCCTGGTTGCGGCACCTGTCATTCTTTACCAGATAGTAGCGTTTGTGCTTCCAGGCTTGACTCGTCGCGAGCGGCGTTTGTTGGGACCGATCGTGTTTGGGTCTAGCATTTTATTTTTAGGTGGGTTGGTTTTTTCCTATGTTGCTCTGGTTCCAGCAGCGCTTAATTTTTTCATCAGCTATGGAGCGGATGTGGTGGAGCAATCCTGGTCAATTGAAAAATATTTTGATTTTGTCCTGTTGCTTATGTTGAGCACCGGATTAGCGTTCCAGGTGCCGATTGTTCAAGCTTTACTGGGTTTATTGGGGATTGTGTCATCCCAGCAAATGTTCTCTGGTTGGAAGCTTGTGCTGCTGGGATCGGCGATTGTGGGGGCTGTGCTTACGCCTTCTACCGATCCGTTGACACAGAGCCTATTAGGCGGCGCAATGTTGCTGCTGTATTTTGGTGGAATCGGGCTAGTGAAGTTGCTTGGAAAATAG
- a CDS encoding hypothetical protein (IMG reference gene:2510094056) translates to MDKIKAQADKLWRLIANPATGETFQKTITLTWSLLKETGLLLWLVLCLGLVLGDWFWKYSYQAGQRARIWVNDLQTQKPSEAAVEVPDASPNTSKMLSTTGKSLLAAGQASIKAVLNTAKGQLGIEIPPEPEHPKSINHSISAARSVVDASIAETAIAEAPILERPIAEPPVMESSTSTETAAEPSAPSTEGLRNEPKASSAEATSNEG, encoded by the coding sequence ATGGATAAGATTAAGGCTCAAGCAGATAAACTGTGGCGACTGATCGCGAATCCAGCGACAGGCGAGACCTTTCAAAAAACGATTACACTCACCTGGTCACTCCTCAAGGAAACAGGGCTATTGCTCTGGTTAGTGCTATGTTTAGGGTTGGTACTGGGAGATTGGTTTTGGAAGTATTCCTATCAAGCCGGACAACGTGCTCGCATTTGGGTTAATGACTTGCAAACCCAAAAACCTTCGGAGGCGGCGGTTGAAGTTCCTGATGCTAGTCCAAACACAAGTAAGATGCTAAGCACGACAGGCAAATCTCTCCTGGCAGCAGGGCAGGCAAGCATTAAAGCGGTGCTGAATACGGCGAAAGGGCAACTAGGGATTGAAATTCCTCCCGAACCTGAACACCCTAAAAGCATCAATCATTCAATATCAGCAGCACGTTCGGTCGTAGATGCATCAATCGCAGAAACCGCGATCGCAGAAGCTCCAATTTTAGAAAGACCGATTGCAGAACCCCCCGTGATGGAATCTTCAACGTCAACTGAAACAGCGGCCGAGCCTTCTGCCCCGAGCACTGAAGGATTACGCAACGAACCCAAAGCATCCTCAGCTGAGGCAACTAGCAATGAAGGCTGA
- a CDS encoding arginine decarboxylase (IMG reference gene:2510094057~PFAM: Pyridoxal-dependent decarboxylase, C-terminal sheet domain; Pyridoxal-dependent decarboxylase, pyridoxal binding domain~TIGRFAM: arginine decarboxylase, biosynthetic) produces MGGRPTAADTEDMKQSKLASTKAKSQSQAVDTEEQQRSLQIKQDSSKATANESVVSPKSWTIEDSEELYRITGWGEPYFSINAAGHVTVSPQGDRGGSLDLFELVNALKQRNLNLPLLIRFSDILEDRIERLNAAFAKGIARYNYDGVYKGVFPVKCNQQRHLVESLVKFGKPYQFGLEAGSKPELMIALATLKTPGALLICNGYKDQEYIEMAILAQQLGKIAIIVLEQIEEVPMVIEASRKLDIPPIVGVRAKLSSKGIGRWGTSAGDRAKFGLTIPEILQTVEMLREAELLDSLQLLHYHIGSQISAISVVKDAIREASQIYVELAKLGANMRYLDVGGGLGVDYDGSKTNFYASKNYNIQNYANDIVAEVKEACVERKIPVPTLISESGRAIASHQSVLVFNVLGTSDVPTGAPEPLRDDEHLIIRNLWETYDSINVDNYQEMFHDASQFKEEAVSLFNFGYVSLPERARAERLYWACCEKILTIARQQEYVPDDLEDLEKIMASIYYINLSVFQSAPDSWAIDQLFPIMPIHRLDEEPTKRATLADLTCDSDGKIDQFIDLRDVKHVLELHDLKPGQPYYLGMFLGGAYQEIMGNLHNLFGDTNAIHITLTPKGYHIDHVVKGDTMTEVLGYVQYDAEDLVESIRQQTEHALQEKRITIEESQLLLQNYERSLSRYTYLSV; encoded by the coding sequence ATGGGAGGACGCCCAACTGCGGCTGACACAGAAGACATGAAACAAAGCAAATTAGCTTCTACCAAGGCAAAAAGTCAGTCTCAAGCGGTTGATACTGAGGAACAGCAACGTTCCTTACAGATAAAACAGGATTCGTCCAAAGCAACAGCAAATGAATCGGTTGTTTCTCCCAAATCCTGGACCATCGAAGACAGCGAAGAACTCTACCGCATCACGGGTTGGGGGGAGCCGTATTTTTCCATCAACGCCGCTGGACACGTGACCGTCTCTCCCCAAGGCGATCGCGGTGGTTCCCTGGATCTGTTTGAACTCGTCAATGCCTTGAAACAGCGGAACCTCAACTTGCCCTTACTGATCCGCTTCTCCGATATTTTGGAAGACCGGATTGAACGATTGAATGCAGCCTTTGCCAAAGGCATCGCCCGCTACAACTACGACGGTGTGTATAAAGGTGTATTTCCCGTCAAATGCAATCAGCAGCGGCATTTAGTAGAATCTCTGGTGAAATTTGGCAAACCCTATCAGTTTGGGCTAGAAGCAGGGTCCAAACCAGAATTGATGATTGCCCTGGCAACCCTAAAAACACCAGGAGCATTGCTAATTTGCAATGGCTACAAAGACCAGGAATATATCGAAATGGCGATCCTGGCGCAGCAGTTGGGCAAAATTGCCATCATCGTGCTGGAACAGATTGAAGAAGTGCCCATGGTGATTGAAGCCAGCCGCAAATTAGACATTCCACCGATTGTGGGAGTACGGGCAAAACTCAGCAGCAAAGGGATTGGACGCTGGGGAACTTCCGCAGGTGATCGCGCCAAATTTGGACTCACTATTCCCGAAATTCTGCAAACTGTGGAAATGCTGCGAGAAGCTGAGCTACTGGACTCATTGCAACTGCTGCATTACCACATCGGCTCCCAAATCTCAGCTATCTCAGTGGTGAAAGATGCCATTCGAGAAGCCAGCCAGATCTATGTGGAACTGGCAAAATTGGGGGCAAATATGCGCTATCTGGACGTGGGTGGCGGCTTAGGTGTAGATTACGACGGTTCCAAAACCAATTTCTACGCCTCTAAAAACTACAACATCCAAAACTACGCAAACGACATTGTAGCGGAAGTGAAAGAAGCCTGCGTCGAGCGAAAAATTCCCGTTCCTACCCTGATTAGTGAGAGCGGACGGGCGATCGCTTCCCACCAATCCGTTCTTGTTTTTAACGTATTGGGCACTAGCGACGTTCCTACCGGAGCACCCGAACCCTTGCGCGATGATGAACACCTGATCATTCGCAACCTTTGGGAAACCTACGATTCAATTAACGTGGACAATTATCAGGAGATGTTCCACGATGCGTCCCAGTTCAAGGAAGAAGCCGTTAGCCTGTTTAACTTTGGCTATGTCAGTTTGCCCGAACGTGCCCGAGCAGAACGATTGTACTGGGCATGCTGCGAAAAAATCCTAACCATCGCCCGCCAGCAAGAATATGTTCCCGATGACCTGGAAGATCTGGAAAAGATCATGGCGTCGATTTACTACATCAACCTGTCAGTGTTCCAATCAGCACCGGATAGCTGGGCTATCGATCAGCTTTTTCCCATCATGCCGATCCATCGTCTGGATGAAGAACCCACCAAACGCGCTACCCTTGCTGACCTTACCTGTGATAGTGATGGCAAAATCGACCAATTTATTGACTTGCGCGATGTGAAACACGTTTTGGAATTACACGACCTCAAGCCCGGTCAGCCTTACTACCTGGGAATGTTTCTGGGGGGCGCTTATCAGGAAATTATGGGTAATCTGCATAATCTGTTTGGCGACACGAACGCCATTCACATTACCCTCACACCAAAGGGCTACCACATTGACCACGTAGTCAAGGGCGACACGATGACTGAAGTGTTGGGCTATGTGCAATACGATGCTGAAGATCTGGTTGAGAGCATTCGCCAGCAAACTGAACATGCTCTGCAAGAGAAGCGGATCACAATTGAAGAATCCCAATTACTGTTGCAAAACTATGAACGGAGCTTGAGCCGTTATACGTATTTGTCAGTCTAG
- a CDS encoding geranylgeranyl reductase (IMG reference gene:2510094058~PFAM: Pyridine nucleotide-disulphide oxidoreductase~TIGRFAM: geranylgeranyl reductase; geranylgeranyl reductase family) codes for MALRVAVVGGGPAGSSAAEVLAKAGIETYLIERKLDNVKPCGGAIPLCMVSEFDLPPEIIDRRVRKMKMISPSNIEVNIGSTLKDDEYIGMCRREVLDGFLRTRAEKLGAKVINGTMHTLEIPSDDKGAYVLHYADHSNGTLEGDNKTLQVDLVIGADGANSRVAKAIDAGDYNYAIAFQERIRIPDDKMAYYEDLAEMYVGDDVSPDFYAWVFPKYDHVAVGTGTMKPNQSRIKELQRGIRERAAAKLRGGKIIRVEAHPIPEHPRPRRVVGRVALVGDAAGTVTKSSGEGIYFAAKSARMCAETIVEFSNKGDRIPTEQDLKVYLKRWDKQYGATYLVLDLLQRVFYRSDATREAFVEMCSDIDVQKLTFDSYLYKTVVPANPLVQLKITAKTIGSLIRGNALAP; via the coding sequence TTGGCACTACGGGTTGCTGTTGTAGGTGGAGGTCCCGCTGGCTCCTCTGCCGCAGAAGTTTTAGCAAAAGCTGGGATTGAAACCTATTTAATTGAGCGCAAGTTAGACAATGTGAAGCCCTGCGGTGGTGCCATCCCGCTCTGCATGGTGAGCGAGTTTGATTTGCCCCCTGAGATTATCGATCGCCGCGTTCGCAAGATGAAGATGATCTCACCGTCCAATATTGAAGTGAATATTGGAAGCACGTTGAAAGATGACGAATACATTGGCATGTGTCGTCGGGAAGTACTCGACGGATTTCTGCGGACGCGAGCAGAAAAGCTGGGTGCAAAGGTAATCAATGGCACTATGCACACATTGGAAATTCCCAGCGATGATAAAGGGGCTTATGTGTTGCACTATGCCGATCATTCAAATGGCACTTTAGAAGGGGACAACAAAACCCTGCAAGTCGATTTGGTGATTGGGGCAGATGGGGCAAACTCTCGTGTGGCAAAAGCGATTGATGCAGGGGATTACAACTACGCGATCGCTTTCCAGGAGCGGATTCGCATTCCTGATGACAAGATGGCATATTACGAAGACCTGGCTGAAATGTACGTCGGTGATGACGTTTCTCCTGACTTTTATGCCTGGGTGTTTCCCAAATATGATCATGTTGCGGTTGGAACGGGTACTATGAAGCCCAACCAGTCTCGCATCAAAGAGCTTCAGCGTGGTATTCGCGAGCGGGCAGCGGCAAAACTGCGCGGTGGCAAGATCATTCGGGTAGAAGCTCATCCCATCCCAGAGCATCCTAGACCTCGCCGAGTTGTTGGTCGAGTAGCGCTGGTGGGGGATGCGGCTGGAACTGTTACCAAATCATCTGGAGAAGGGATTTACTTCGCAGCAAAGTCGGCGCGGATGTGTGCTGAGACAATTGTGGAATTCTCTAACAAGGGCGATCGCATCCCGACTGAACAAGATCTCAAGGTTTATCTCAAACGCTGGGATAAACAGTATGGTGCTACTTATCTAGTGCTGGATTTGTTGCAGCGAGTCTTTTACCGCTCGGATGCAACTCGCGAAGCCTTTGTTGAAATGTGTTCTGACATTGATGTACAAAAGCTCACCTTCGACAGCTATCTCTACAAAACGGTGGTTCCTGCTAATCCATTAGTGCAGCTCAAAATTACGGCAAAAACTATCGGTAGCTTAATTCGCGGTAATGCGCTTGCGCCCTAG